In a single window of the Arachis hypogaea cultivar Tifrunner chromosome 6, arahy.Tifrunner.gnm2.J5K5, whole genome shotgun sequence genome:
- the LOC112697938 gene encoding uncharacterized protein — protein MFPCSSRALFSRSRCVLRFDVVVLAIVLILFWLEAGTAKPVEHRLQWGSSEGRTENVASHSCIHDQIIEQRKRPGRKVYSVTPQVYEPGVLKPLQHRGRALLGVSSSVESQKDAKQPIRIYLNYDAVGHSSDRDCRKLGDIVKLGEPPLASLLGSPLCNPHADPPILGDCWHNCTSEDISGEDKKHRLRKALGQTADWFRRALAVEPVKGNLRLSGYSACGQDGGVQLPREYIEEGVSNADLVLLVTTRPTTGNTLAWAVACERDQWGRAIAGHVNVAPRHLTAEAETLLSATLIHEVMHVLGFDPHAFAHFRDERKRRRSQVTEQIMDEKIGRMVTRVVLPRVVMHSRHHYGAFSGNFTGLELEDGGGRGTSGSHWEKRLLMNEIMTGSVDTRSVVSKMTLALLEDSGWYKANYSMADRLDWGRNQGSEFVTSPCNLWKGAYRCNTTQFSGCTYNREAEGYCPILTYSGDLPLWAQYFPQANKGGQSSLADYCTYFVAYSDGSCTDTNSARAPDRMLGEVRGSNSRCMASSLVRTGFVRGSTTQGNGCYQHRCINNSLEVAVDGIWKVCPRAGGPIQFPGFNGELICPAYHELCNTAPVAVSGQCPNACNFNGDCVEGRCNCFLGFHGHDCSKHSCPSNCNGNGICLSNGICECKAGYTGIDCSTAVCDEQCSLHGGVCDNGVCEFRCSDYAGYTCQNSSMLLSSLSVCKEVLGKGISGQHCAPSEPSILQQLEEVVVMPNYHRLFPGGARKLFNIFGSSYCDEAAKRLACWISIQKCDGDGDNRLRVCHSACQSYNLACGASLDCTDQTLFSSKKEGEGQCTGSGELKLSWFNRVRSSFTLRDSSSKGISVRDS, from the exons ATGTTTCCGTGTAGCTCACGCGCTTTGTTTTCTAGGTCTCGCTGTGTGCTTCGATTCGACGTCGTCGTTCTCGCT ATTGTATTGATATTGTTTTGGTTGGAAGCTGGTACTGCAAAACCTGTAGAGCACCGACTTCAGTGGGGAAGCTCAGAAGGGAGGACTGAGAATGTTGCCTCGCACTCTTGCATACACGACCAGATAATTGAACAAAGAAAGCGACCTGGTCGCAAGGTGTATTCGGTTACCCCACAGGTGTACGAGCCTGGTGTCTTGAAACCCCTTCAGCACAGAGGCAGGGCATTGCTTGGTGTATCATCATCAGTGGAATCTCAGAAGGATGCAAAACAACCTATAAGGATTTATCTAAATTATGACGCTGTGGGCCACTCGTCTGACAGGGATTGTCGGAAACTTGGTGATATTGTTAAA CTTGGGGAGCCTCCTTTGGCTTCGCTGCTAGGTTCGCCTTTGTGTAATCCTCATGCTGATCCTCCAATCCTTGGTGATTGTTGGCATAACTGCACTTCTGAAGATATATCTGGAGAGGACAAAAAGCATCGACTTCGTAAG GCATTAGGGCAGACAGCTGACTGGTTTAGGAGAGCATTGGCTGTTGAGCCAGTCAAGGGGAACTTGCGATTAAGTGGATATTCTGCATGTGGACAAGATGGAGGTGTGCAGCTTCCACGTGAATATATCGAGG AGGGTGTCTCCAATGCCGACTTAGTTCTTTTGGTGACTACGAGACCCACAACTGGGAATACACTTGCTTGGGCAGTTGCATGTGAACGGGATCAATGGGGACGTGCTATAGCTG GACATGTTAATGTTGCTCCTCGTCATTTGACAGCTGAGGCAGAGACTTTGCTTTCTGCTACTCTGATACACGAG GTTATGCATGTTCTTGGTTTTGATCCCCATGCCTTTGCTCATTTTAGAGATGAAAGGAAAAGGCGCCGTAGTCAG GTTACCGAACAAATTATGGATGAAAAGATTGGGCGGATGGTAACACGTGTGGTTCTTCCACGTGTTGTCATGCATTCACGACATCATTATGGG GCATTCTCAGGAAATTTTACTGGTTTAGAGCTGGAAGATGGTGGAGGACGTGGCACATCAG GATCTCATTGGGAGAAGAGGCTACTAATGAATGAGATTATGACTGGTTCTGTTGACACAAGATCTGTAGTTTCTAAAATGACATTGGCTCTCTTGGAAGATAGCGGATGGTATAAAGCTAATTATAGCATGGCTGACCGGCTTGATTGGGGTCGCAACCAAGGTAGCGAATTTGTTACCTCCCCTTGCAATCTTTGGAAGGGGGCCTATCGTTGCAACACAACACAGTTCTCAGGTTGTACATATAACAGAGAGGCAGAAGGTTACTGCCCGATTCTAACATATAGTGGAGATCTCCCTCTGTGGGCTCAGTATTTTCCACAAGCTAATAAAG GCGGCCAATCCTCATTAGCCGATTATTGCACTTATTTTGTTGCATACTCTGATGGATCATGTACAGACACTAACAGTGCTCGTGCACCTGATAGAATGCTTGGTGAAGTCCGAGGAAGTAACTCTAG GTGTATGGCCTCATCATTAGTGCGCACAGGATTTGTACGGGGTTCTACGACCCAGGGAAACGGTTGTTATCAGCATAGGTGTATTAATAATTCTTTGGAG GTTGCTGTTGATGGTATCTGGAAAGTGTGTCCTCGGGCTGGTGGACCCATTCAGTTTCCTGGCTTTAATG GTGAATTAATCTGCCCTGCATACCATGAGCTCTGTAACACAGCCCCAGTGGCTGTGTCTGGGCAATGTCCCAATGCGTGTAACTTCAATGGAGATTGTGTTGAAGGACGCTGCAATTGCTTTCTTGGATTTCATGGTCATGATTGCAGTAAAC ATTCCTGCCCGAGCAACTGCAATGGTAATGGCATCTGTCTCTCAAACGGAATTTGTGAATGTAAAGCTGGCTACACTGGCATTGACTGTTCCACCG CGGTTTGTGATGAGCAATGCAGCCTTCATGGTGGGGTTTGTGATAATGGAGTTTGTGAGTTCCGATGTTCGGACTATGCGGGATATACTTGCCAGAACAGCTCAATGCTCCTCTCCAGCCTTTCAGTTTGCAAGGAAGTACTGGGAAAGGGTATTTCTGGGCAGCATTGTGCACCTAGTGAACCTAGTATTCTGCAGCAGCTAGAAGAAGTGGTTGTCATGCCCAACTACCACCGACTATTTCCTGGTGGTGCAaggaaattatttaatatatttgggAGTTCCTACTGTGACGAGGCGGCTAAACGACTTGCATGCTGG ATTTCCATCCAAAAGTGCGACGGTGATGGAGACAACAGGCTTCGAGTATGTCATTCTGCATGCCAGTCATACAATCTAGCATGTGGAGCATCACTGGACTGCACTGACCAAACCCTATTCAGCAGCAAAAAGGAGGGTGAGGGTCAGTGCACTGGTTCCGGTGAGTTGAAACTATCATGGTTTAATCGCGTCCGGAGTAGTTTTACCTTAAGAGATAGTTCCTCCAAAGGAATATCTGTAAGAGATAGTTAG
- the LOC112697939 gene encoding calcium uniporter protein 4, mitochondrial-like: MALRKLFTKRLLDGFKTMASPAAFHRTISPPSIPSTFLTSPSKPATSDTGFFRRFLFKRAVYHSAPTRFPEFLSIPVGEKLREKLRSINNVTITRDRFRMAPPSPSPVSPVTNDSFLESGISAEEVRKVLKATMAEKVKAKLSEVPPASISYGEFLRICVEACENRNLGEEFAKILDNAGDVIVFGNVVFLRPKQVAKAMESLIYQSIAKPNDPRRKELDEMEKRKALIDKKAKAQVKTELYCGLGFLTLQTLGFMRLTFWELTWDVMEPICFFVTSIHFALAYIFFLRTSTEPTFQGYFHSRFKVKQERLMKANNFDINKYNELCKACYQNPSVHADGAVSGAMHR, from the exons ATGGCGCTTCGGAAACTCTTCACAAAGCGTCTTTTGGACGGTTTTAAAACAATGGCGTCACCGGCGGCATTCCACCGCACGATCTCGCCACCTTCTATTCCATCCACCTTTCTAACTTCGCCGTCGAAACCTGCCACCAGCGACACAGGATTTTTCCGGCGATTCCTCTTCAAGCGAGCAGTGTACCACTCCGCTCCGACAAGGTTCCCGGAGTTTCTCTCTATTCCCGTAGGGGAGAAGCTGAGAGAGAAGCTCAGAAGTATCAACAACGTCACCATCACCAGAGATCGTTTTCGCATGGCTCCTCCATCACCGTCACCGGTATCACCTGTCACCAACGACTCTTTTCTCGAAAGCGGAATTTCGGCAGAGGAAGTGAGGAAGGTTCTAAAGGCTACGATGGCAGAGAAGGTGAAGGCGAAGCTGAGTGAAGTTCCGCCTGCCTCGATTTCGTACGGTGAGTTCCTGCGGATCTGCGTAGAAGCCTGTGAGAATCGCAATCTCGGAGAAGAGTTTGCAAAGATTCTCGATAACGCCGGAGACGTCATCGTTTTTGGTAACGTTGTCTTTCTCCGACCGAAACAG GTAGCAAAAGCAATGGAGAGCTTAATCTATCAATCAATAGCCAAACCAAATGACCCAAGAAGGAAGGAGTTAGATGAGATGGAGAAGCGAAAGGCACTAATAGATAAAAAGGCCAAAGCCCAGGTGAAAACCGAGCTTTATTGTGGGCTGGGCTTTTTAACCCTGCAAACCCTGGGCTTCATGAGGCTCACATTTTGGGAGCTAACTTGGGATGTGATGGAACCCATATGCTTCTTTGTTACTTCCATACACTTTGCCTTGGCATACATTTTCTTCCTAAGGACCTCAACAGAACCCACATTCCAAGGCTATTTCCATAGCAGATTCAAGGTCAAGCAAGAACGCCTCATGAAGGCAAACAACTTTGACATCAATAAGTACAATGAGCTATGCAAAGCATGCTACCAGAATCCAAGTGTTCATGCAGATGGGGCAGTTTCTGGAGCCATGCACCGTTGA